In the Gymnodinialimonas sp. 202GB13-11 genome, one interval contains:
- a CDS encoding GNAT family N-acetyltransferase, with protein MFDCAPLSSASHTQPLVPLQQSEVWLRATCTLGSDARRERVGDACVLTLRKSLPIIGELALLSRAQLNLTAEGAANLRETLGARHLIVNSDTFDDAVALAQAGFHNIGAPRMVAELPLDAPPEQMAHRLAPKWRNRLRHGQSQRLELRRRLMPADPDHWLLRAEATQSARLWYQPLPPEMIAALAASKPGCAQLFTAYHLGQRICAMLFLRHGGTATYQIGWTTEEGRKRSAGPVLMWRAMVELQQMGVSAIDLGAADPERAPGLVRFKRGTGAELRALGGTWLDTSWARRKRQSARHRVIEELRGTRHTHLLSTARAVQSTR; from the coding sequence ATGTTCGATTGCGCCCCACTCTCCTCTGCCTCCCACACTCAGCCCCTTGTCCCGCTGCAGCAAAGCGAGGTCTGGCTGCGCGCCACATGCACGCTTGGGTCTGACGCGCGACGGGAGCGGGTGGGAGATGCGTGTGTTCTGACGCTTCGCAAATCCCTTCCCATCATCGGGGAGCTTGCCTTGCTGTCACGGGCGCAGTTGAACCTGACCGCTGAGGGCGCGGCCAACTTGCGCGAAACGCTCGGTGCCCGCCATCTGATCGTAAACAGCGACACGTTCGACGATGCTGTGGCCTTGGCTCAAGCTGGGTTCCACAACATCGGAGCGCCCCGCATGGTGGCGGAACTGCCGCTCGACGCGCCACCCGAGCAAATGGCGCACCGCCTAGCACCGAAATGGCGCAACCGGCTGCGCCATGGTCAATCACAGAGGCTGGAATTGCGTCGCCGCCTTATGCCCGCTGATCCAGATCATTGGCTGCTGCGGGCCGAAGCCACGCAATCCGCCCGCCTCTGGTATCAGCCATTACCGCCAGAGATGATCGCAGCTTTGGCCGCCAGCAAACCGGGATGTGCGCAGCTGTTCACGGCCTACCATCTGGGCCAGCGCATCTGCGCGATGCTGTTCCTGCGCCATGGTGGCACGGCGACTTACCAGATCGGATGGACAACTGAGGAAGGGCGCAAACGCTCCGCCGGGCCGGTACTGATGTGGCGCGCGATGGTTGAGTTACAGCAAATGGGCGTGTCGGCCATCGACCTTGGCGCGGCAGACCCTGAGCGTGCGCCCGGTTTGGTGCGGTTCAAACGGGGCACCGGGGCAGAACTTCGTGCGCTTGGCGGCACTTGGCTGGATACCTCATGGGCTCGGCGCAAACGGCAGAGCGCGCGTCATCGAGTGATTGAAGAATTACGCGGCACTCGGCACACGCACCTTCTATCGACGGCACGGGCCGTACAATCGACCCGGTAA
- a CDS encoding GNAT family N-acetyltransferase, giving the protein MINLRKGRYRARLAEDADDLDAVQALRALVFRGASGDDHDPFDADCAHMLVEDQRTSTVVCCFRMMHLPSGADIGRSYSAQFYELSALKDFDGPMVEMGRFCIHPEWKDADILRVAWGAMTAYVDSEGVEMLFGCSSFHGTEADEYFDAFALLRDRHLAPKRWLPRVKAPSVFQFARRLTGKPDLKAAQAKMPPLLRTYLLMGGWVSDHAVIDDDLGTLHVFTGLEIRAVPPTRARLLRGVAG; this is encoded by the coding sequence ATGATCAACTTGCGCAAAGGGCGATACAGGGCCCGATTGGCCGAAGATGCGGATGATCTCGACGCCGTCCAAGCTCTGCGTGCATTGGTCTTTCGCGGCGCGTCGGGTGACGACCACGACCCGTTTGATGCGGACTGCGCCCATATGCTCGTGGAAGATCAGCGCACAAGCACGGTCGTTTGCTGTTTTCGGATGATGCACCTGCCATCCGGTGCTGACATCGGGCGCAGCTATTCCGCGCAATTCTATGAGCTCTCCGCGCTCAAGGATTTCGACGGCCCAATGGTTGAGATGGGTCGGTTCTGCATCCACCCCGAATGGAAAGACGCCGATATCCTGCGCGTCGCTTGGGGCGCGATGACGGCCTATGTCGATTCTGAAGGGGTTGAGATGCTGTTTGGCTGCTCCTCTTTCCATGGCACGGAGGCAGATGAGTACTTCGACGCCTTCGCCCTGCTGCGGGATCGTCACCTTGCACCGAAACGCTGGCTGCCGCGCGTAAAGGCCCCGAGCGTGTTCCAGTTCGCCCGGCGTCTGACGGGCAAGCCCGACCTAAAGGCGGCGCAAGCCAAGATGCCGCCACTACTCAGGACTTATCTTCTGATGGGCGGGTGGGTCAGCGACCATGCGGTGATTGACGATGATCTTGGCACCTTGCACGTCTTCACCGGGCTTGAAATCCGCGCGGTTCCGCCGACGCGCGCACGGCTTTTGCGGGGCGTGGCGGGGTAG
- a CDS encoding outer membrane protein assembly factor BamE, with product MFDFLISKMRVGVLAIGLVAGLAACSATYTNHGYVPPPEVLSEIGIGASRDQVAEIAGAPGSAGVVRDEAWFYTQYRVRNFTYNAPQVIERDIVAISFSDAGRVTNIERFGLEDGQIVQLSRRVTESSVRDRGFFAQILSNFGRINIADALGG from the coding sequence ATGTTTGATTTTCTGATTTCAAAGATGCGGGTCGGCGTATTGGCCATTGGATTGGTTGCCGGATTGGCGGCGTGTTCCGCGACCTACACCAACCACGGCTATGTTCCACCGCCTGAGGTCTTGTCGGAGATCGGCATTGGTGCGTCCCGTGACCAAGTGGCCGAAATTGCCGGCGCACCGGGATCGGCAGGCGTCGTGCGGGATGAGGCCTGGTTCTACACCCAGTACCGGGTGCGCAACTTCACCTACAACGCGCCGCAAGTGATTGAACGCGACATTGTTGCGATTTCGTTCAGCGATGCGGGCCGTGTCACGAATATTGAGCGCTTCGGGCTGGAAGACGGCCAGATTGTTCAGCTGTCGCGCCGCGTGACCGAAAGCTCGGTCCGAGATAGGGGCTTTTTCGCACAGATCCTGTCGAACTTCGGCCGCATCAATATCGCTGACGCGCTGGGCGGTTGA
- a CDS encoding DUF177 domain-containing protein → MPSTTLSLSRLGRAAPTAFEVEPDADARKALADALELRGLRKVRLVGEVTPEGKADWRLEAKLGATVVQDCVVTLEPVTTRIDAPVLRSYRVDLPEPSGEEMEMPEDDTIEPLPASLDLMQLLTEALALAVPDYPRAEGVELGEAVFAAPGVAPMTDEDAKPLAGLAALRDQLAKGKDDSENEG, encoded by the coding sequence ATGCCATCGACAACTCTGTCCCTGTCCCGTCTGGGCCGTGCAGCGCCCACCGCGTTTGAGGTTGAGCCGGATGCCGATGCGCGCAAGGCGCTGGCCGATGCGCTGGAGCTGCGCGGGCTGCGCAAGGTTCGGCTGGTTGGTGAGGTGACGCCTGAGGGGAAAGCCGATTGGCGGCTGGAGGCCAAACTGGGCGCCACGGTTGTGCAGGACTGCGTGGTGACGCTTGAACCGGTCACAACGCGCATTGATGCGCCTGTGCTGCGCAGCTACCGCGTCGATCTGCCGGAGCCCTCTGGCGAAGAGATGGAGATGCCCGAGGACGACACGATTGAGCCCCTGCCCGCATCGCTGGACCTGATGCAGCTTCTCACCGAGGCGCTGGCGCTGGCCGTGCCGGATTACCCCCGCGCCGAGGGTGTCGAACTGGGTGAGGCGGTTTTCGCGGCGCCGGGCGTGGCCCCCATGACCGATGAAGATGCCAAGCCGCTGGCCGGTTTGGCAGCCTTGCGCGACCAGTTGGCAAAGGGCAAAGACGACAGTGAAAACGAGGGCTAG
- the rpmF gene encoding 50S ribosomal protein L32, which yields MAVPQNRVTRSKRNMRRAHDALEGANPNECPSCGELKRPHHVCPSCGTYNDREVIAQADEIDLDEDAA from the coding sequence ATGGCTGTCCCCCAGAATCGAGTGACGCGCTCCAAGCGCAACATGCGCCGCGCCCACGATGCGCTTGAGGGTGCAAACCCCAACGAATGCCCTTCCTGCGGTGAGCTGAAGCGCCCGCACCACGTCTGCCCGTCCTGCGGCACCTATAATGACCGCGAAGTCATTGCTCAGGCCGACGAGATCGACCTCGACGAAGACGCGGCATAA